In Mastacembelus armatus chromosome 4, fMasArm1.2, whole genome shotgun sequence, the following are encoded in one genomic region:
- the LOC113139662 gene encoding proproteinase E-like: protein MMKVALVLLFAAHAYGCGTPTYEPSVSRVVNGEDARPYSWPWQISLQYLSGSTYRHTCGGTLLAPNWVLTAGHCIGPRTYRVVLGEYDLTKDEGYEQIRAVEEIIVHPLWDDACLSCGNDIALIKLAAPAALNDKVQPSCVPESGEIVPHDDPCYITGWGRLYSGGPIASKLQQALLPVVGHSICSSSDWWGNSVRTTMVCAGGDIRSGCHGDSGGPLNCRDSNGRWYVQGVTSFVSSRGCNTLKKPTVFTRTSSFTDWISRTMLQY from the exons ATGATGAAAGTGGCCCTtgtcctgctgtttgctgcCCACG CCTACGGGTGTGGCACCCCCACCTACGAGCCCTCTGTGAGCCGTGTTGTGAACGGGGAGGATGCCCGACCCTACAGCTGGCCTTGGCAG ATCTCCCTGCAGTATCTCAGCGGCTCCACGTACCGACACACCTGTGGAGGAACTCTGCTCGCTCCCAACTGGGTCCTGACTGCTGGACACTGCATCGG GCCTCGTACCTATCGCGTGGTGCTGGGGGAGTACGACCTCACCAAGGACGAGGGATATGAGCAGATCAGAGCCGTGGAGGAGATCATAGTTCATCCTCTGTGGGATGATGCCTGCTTGTCTTGTGG TAACGACATTGCTCTGATCAAACTGGCTGCCCCTGCTGCTCTGAACGATAAGGTGCAGCCATCCTGTGTCCCAGAGAGCGGAGAGATCGTCCCTCATGATGACCCCTGCTACATCACCGGCTGGGGAAGACTCTACA GTGGTGGTCCGATCGCCTCTAAGCTCCAGCAGGCTCTCCTTCCTGTGGTTGGTCACagcatctgcagcagcagcgACTGGTGGGGAAACAGCGTGAGAACCACCATGGTCTGCGCCGGCGGTGACATCCGCTCTGGCTGCCAT GGGGATTCAGGTGGTCCACTGAACTGCAGGGACAGCAATGGCAGATGGTACGTGCAGGGTGTGACCAGCTTTGTTTCTTCTCGAGGATGCAACACCCTCAAGAAGCCCACGGTGTTCACCCGTACCTCTTCTTTCACAGATTGGATCAGTCGT ACTATGCTGCAGTACTGA
- the LOC113139660 gene encoding alanine aminotransferase 2-like: MGSVLKVNPRVRGIRAPTGLQSLAAHLTKQLTQGVDKPFKTVTDVSSGDPHRAGIAPISFVRQVLAVCLYPELLKNNSLPLDVRQRAQRLLGACAGGSVGSYSVSCYGLPHVQKSVAEFITRRDDGVSSHPEDIIFFNGSQKAVSLILYLMACREGETQTGVLTPIPCPHNLPSLMDEVGVKLLPYQLTEERGWAVDLHELQRALNAARGHCNPRAIYISNPGNPTGHVQDRETIEKVIEFAAAEGLILLAEEVYQDSVYGQDKEFVSYKKVLFEMGQKFSETVELISFHSISTACMGECGLRGAYVEVINMDPAVKLHIGNMQGPFSPPVLPQLALDIMVNPPTPGDPSYKTYAQEILKIQTVLSQNAQRACEFLNGLPGVSCQPAMAGVFLYPRVHFPPRMTEEAEMSGVAADVFYCQTFLEEEGVCLGAGCENGQDGQSCHIRLCVLAPPTTLEEVLARLQSFHLRLLDRFP, from the exons GGGGTGGACAAACCCTTTAAGACTGTGACTGATGTCAGCTCAGGTGACCCCCACAGGGCAGGGATAGCCCCCATCTCATTTGTTCGCCAG GTCTTGGCAGTGTGTCTGTACCCTGAGCTCCTCAAAAACAACAGCCTTCCTCTGGATGTCAGGCAGAGAGCGCAGAGGCTTCTGGGGGCCTGTGCCGGAGGGAGCGTGG GATCATACTCTGTATCCTGCTACGGTTTACCACATGTTCAGAAAAGCGTTGCTGAGTTCATAACAAGGCGAGATGATGGAGTGAGTTCACATCCAGAAGACATCATCTTCTTTAACGGTTCCCAGAAGGCTGTGTCG CTGATTTTGTACCTGATGGCCTGCAGGGAGGGGGAGACTCAGACAGGTGTGTTGACCCCCATCCCCTGCCCCCACAATCTGCCCTCACTGATGGACGAGGTCGGGGTGAAGCTGCTGCCGTACCAGCTGACAGAGGAACGAGGCTGGGCTGTCGACCTGCACGAGCTGCAGCGAGCCTTGAACGCTGCCAGGGGGCACTGTAATCCCAGGGCCATTTACATCAGCAACCCAGGAAACCCCACAG GTCACGTGCAAGACAGAGAAACTATAGAGAAAGTGATTGAATTTGCTGCAGCCGAGGGCCTCATCCTGTTGGCTGAAGAG GTCTACCAGGACAGTGTGTACGGGCAGGACAAAGAGTTTGTTTCCTATAAGAAAGTTCTTTTTGAGATGGGGCAGAAGTTCTCAGAGACAGTGGAGTTGATCTCCTTCCACTCGATATCCACAGCCTGCATGGGAGA GTGCGGTCTGAGAGGAGCCTATGTGGAGGTAATTAACATGGACCCAGCAGTGAAATTACATATAGGAAATATGCAGGGCCCTTTCAGCCCTCCAGTTTTACCACAGCTCGCTCTGGACATCATGGTCAATCCCCCGACACCTGGGGATCCGTCATATAAAACATATGCACAG GAGATTCTTAAGATTCAGACAGTGCTCTCCCAGAATGCTCAGCGGGCCTGTGAGTTCTTGAACGGTTTACCAGGGGTGAGCTGCCAGCCAGCCATGGCAGGAGTCTTTCTTTACCCCCGTGTGCATTTCCCACCTCGGATGACAGAGGAGGCCGAG ATGTCCGGAGTGGCGGCCGATGTGTTTTACTGTCAGACGTTCCTGGAAGAAGAGGGTGTCTGTTTGGGTGCAGGCTGTGAGAACGGGCAGGACGGTCAGAGCTGCCACATCAG gttgtgtgttttggctcCTCCTACCACTCTGGAGGAGGTCCTGGCACGGCTTCAGTCTTTCCACCTGCGCCTGCTGGACAGATTTCCATGA